The Impatiens glandulifera chromosome 3, dImpGla2.1, whole genome shotgun sequence genome contains a region encoding:
- the LOC124930920 gene encoding probable polyamine transporter At1g31830 isoform X2: protein MTSAAAAAAADSDSGARHVTSGSVSEATDPAGPAAQGTTTSTKSESEATDLSTAQPSSADQTDENAGENEKKLRHTSSSRETPNNMEEYAHASYVGIGESTRSPHSHNAAKVTVLPLIFLIFYEVSGGPFGVEDTVGAAGPLLALIGFLVFPFIWSVPEALITAELGTMFPEDGGYVVWVSSALGPFWGFQQGWMKWLSGVIDNALYPVLFLDYLKSGIPVLASGYPRTLAVWGLTAVLTFMNYRGLTIVGWVAVLMGSISLLPFVVMMFISIPKLKPERWLLIDIDNVNWSLYLNTLFWNLNYWDSISTLGGEIRNPKKNLPRALFFALILVVCSYFFPILCGTGAIAVDRDVWTDGYFSDVAKILGGAWLSWWVQGSAAMSNMGMFVAEMSGDSFQLLGMAERGLLPEFFAKRSRYGTPLIGILFSASGVILLSWLSFQEIVAAENFLYCFGMFLEFISFIRLRIKHPNLARPYKIPGGTVVAVMICIPPTVLICIVLALSSLKVFVVSTVAIIVGLIIHPCLKFVEKKKWVKFSIREDLPDLPGESSESLIR from the exons ATGacttccgccgccgccgccgccgccgccgacTCGGATTCCGGCGCTCGACATGTAACCTCCGGTTCGGTATCCGAAGCAACAGATCCAGCCGGACCAGCCGCTCAAGGTACTACAACCTCTACTAAATCCGAATCCGAAGCAACAGATCTATCCACCGCTCAACCGTCCTCCGCCGACCAGACCGATGAAAACGCCGGCGAAAATGAAAAG AAATTGAGGCACACAAGCAGTAGTAGGGAAACTCCAAACAATATGGAAGAATATGCTCACGCATCATACGTTGGGATCGGAGAATCAACACGATCACCTCATTCCCACAATGCAGCAAAAGTGACTGTTTTACCCCTCATATTCCTTATTTTCTACGAAGTCTCCGGCGGTCCCTTTGGGGTTGAGGATACTGTTGGGGCAGCTGGCCCTCTCCTTGCCTTAATCGGTTTCTTAGTCTTCCCCTTCATATGGAGCGTGCCAGAAGCTCTAATAACTGCTGAATTGGGCACCATGTTCCCTGAAGACGGCGGTTATGTCGTTTGGGTTTCATCGGCTCTAGGCCCGTTTTGGGGTTTTCAACAGGGTTGGATGAAATGGCTTAGTGGAGTAATTGATAACGCTCTATACCCGGTTTTGTTCcttgattatttgaaatcagGAATCCCGGTTCTTGCTAGCGGTTATCCTAGGACTCTAGCGGTTTGGGGTTTGACTGCGGTTCTCACCTTCATGAACTATCGGGGTTTAACAATCGTTGGTTGGGTTGCTGTTCTCATGGGATCGATTTCGTTGCTTCCGTTTGTAGTTATGATGTTCATCTCGATCCCGAAGTTGAAACCTGAGAGATGGTTATTGATCGATATCGATAACGTTAATTGGAGTTTATACCTCAATACCCTCTTTTGGAATTTGAATTATTGGGATTCGATAAGTACTTTGGGAGGGGAGATTCGAAATCCTAAGAAGAATTTACCTCGCGCGCTTTTCTTTGCGTTGATATTAGTGGTGTGTTCATATTTCTTCCCGATACTATGTGGGACCGGTGCGATTGCGGTCGATCGCGATGTTTGGACTGACGGTTATTTCTCCGACGTCGCGAAAATACTAGGAGGGGCTTGGTTGAGTTGGTGGGTGCAAGGATCAGCCGCGATGTCGAACATGGGAATGTTTGTGGCCGAAATGAGCGGAGACTCGTTTCAGCTTTTGGGTATGGCCGAAAGAGGTTTGTTACCAGAGTTCTTTGCGAAGCGTTCGCGATACGGGACACCTTTGATCGGGATCTTGTTTTCGGCATCAGGTGTGATTTTGCTATCTTGGTTGAGTTTTCAGGAGATTGTGGCTGCGGAGAATTTCTTGTACTGTTTCGGGATGTTTTTGGAGTTTATATCGTTCATACGTCTACGGATTAAGCATCCAAATCTGGCTCGACCTTATAAGATTCCAGGGGGGACGGTTGTGGCGGTTATGATTTGTATTCCTCcgacggttttgatctgtatcgTTTTGGCTTTGTCGTCTCTTAAGGTTTTCGTTGTTAGTACTGTTGCAATTATTGTTGGATTGATTATTCATCCTTGTTTGAAGTttgtggagaagaagaagtGGGTTAAGTTTTCGATTAGGGAGGATCTTCCTGATCTTCCCGGGGAGAGTTCCGAATCGTTGATTCGATGA
- the LOC124930920 gene encoding probable polyamine transporter At1g31830 isoform X1 encodes MTSAAAAAAADSDSGARHVTSGSVSEATDPAGPAAQGTTTSTKSESEATDLSTAQPSSADQTDENAGENEKLMQKLRHTSSSRETPNNMEEYAHASYVGIGESTRSPHSHNAAKVTVLPLIFLIFYEVSGGPFGVEDTVGAAGPLLALIGFLVFPFIWSVPEALITAELGTMFPEDGGYVVWVSSALGPFWGFQQGWMKWLSGVIDNALYPVLFLDYLKSGIPVLASGYPRTLAVWGLTAVLTFMNYRGLTIVGWVAVLMGSISLLPFVVMMFISIPKLKPERWLLIDIDNVNWSLYLNTLFWNLNYWDSISTLGGEIRNPKKNLPRALFFALILVVCSYFFPILCGTGAIAVDRDVWTDGYFSDVAKILGGAWLSWWVQGSAAMSNMGMFVAEMSGDSFQLLGMAERGLLPEFFAKRSRYGTPLIGILFSASGVILLSWLSFQEIVAAENFLYCFGMFLEFISFIRLRIKHPNLARPYKIPGGTVVAVMICIPPTVLICIVLALSSLKVFVVSTVAIIVGLIIHPCLKFVEKKKWVKFSIREDLPDLPGESSESLIR; translated from the exons ATGacttccgccgccgccgccgccgccgccgacTCGGATTCCGGCGCTCGACATGTAACCTCCGGTTCGGTATCCGAAGCAACAGATCCAGCCGGACCAGCCGCTCAAGGTACTACAACCTCTACTAAATCCGAATCCGAAGCAACAGATCTATCCACCGCTCAACCGTCCTCCGCCGACCAGACCGATGAAAACGCCGGCGAAAATGAAAAG CTAATGCAGAAATTGAGGCACACAAGCAGTAGTAGGGAAACTCCAAACAATATGGAAGAATATGCTCACGCATCATACGTTGGGATCGGAGAATCAACACGATCACCTCATTCCCACAATGCAGCAAAAGTGACTGTTTTACCCCTCATATTCCTTATTTTCTACGAAGTCTCCGGCGGTCCCTTTGGGGTTGAGGATACTGTTGGGGCAGCTGGCCCTCTCCTTGCCTTAATCGGTTTCTTAGTCTTCCCCTTCATATGGAGCGTGCCAGAAGCTCTAATAACTGCTGAATTGGGCACCATGTTCCCTGAAGACGGCGGTTATGTCGTTTGGGTTTCATCGGCTCTAGGCCCGTTTTGGGGTTTTCAACAGGGTTGGATGAAATGGCTTAGTGGAGTAATTGATAACGCTCTATACCCGGTTTTGTTCcttgattatttgaaatcagGAATCCCGGTTCTTGCTAGCGGTTATCCTAGGACTCTAGCGGTTTGGGGTTTGACTGCGGTTCTCACCTTCATGAACTATCGGGGTTTAACAATCGTTGGTTGGGTTGCTGTTCTCATGGGATCGATTTCGTTGCTTCCGTTTGTAGTTATGATGTTCATCTCGATCCCGAAGTTGAAACCTGAGAGATGGTTATTGATCGATATCGATAACGTTAATTGGAGTTTATACCTCAATACCCTCTTTTGGAATTTGAATTATTGGGATTCGATAAGTACTTTGGGAGGGGAGATTCGAAATCCTAAGAAGAATTTACCTCGCGCGCTTTTCTTTGCGTTGATATTAGTGGTGTGTTCATATTTCTTCCCGATACTATGTGGGACCGGTGCGATTGCGGTCGATCGCGATGTTTGGACTGACGGTTATTTCTCCGACGTCGCGAAAATACTAGGAGGGGCTTGGTTGAGTTGGTGGGTGCAAGGATCAGCCGCGATGTCGAACATGGGAATGTTTGTGGCCGAAATGAGCGGAGACTCGTTTCAGCTTTTGGGTATGGCCGAAAGAGGTTTGTTACCAGAGTTCTTTGCGAAGCGTTCGCGATACGGGACACCTTTGATCGGGATCTTGTTTTCGGCATCAGGTGTGATTTTGCTATCTTGGTTGAGTTTTCAGGAGATTGTGGCTGCGGAGAATTTCTTGTACTGTTTCGGGATGTTTTTGGAGTTTATATCGTTCATACGTCTACGGATTAAGCATCCAAATCTGGCTCGACCTTATAAGATTCCAGGGGGGACGGTTGTGGCGGTTATGATTTGTATTCCTCcgacggttttgatctgtatcgTTTTGGCTTTGTCGTCTCTTAAGGTTTTCGTTGTTAGTACTGTTGCAATTATTGTTGGATTGATTATTCATCCTTGTTTGAAGTttgtggagaagaagaagtGGGTTAAGTTTTCGATTAGGGAGGATCTTCCTGATCTTCCCGGGGAGAGTTCCGAATCGTTGATTCGATGA
- the LOC124930920 gene encoding probable polyamine transporter At1g31830 isoform X4 codes for MKLRHTSSSRETPNNMEEYAHASYVGIGESTRSPHSHNAAKVTVLPLIFLIFYEVSGGPFGVEDTVGAAGPLLALIGFLVFPFIWSVPEALITAELGTMFPEDGGYVVWVSSALGPFWGFQQGWMKWLSGVIDNALYPVLFLDYLKSGIPVLASGYPRTLAVWGLTAVLTFMNYRGLTIVGWVAVLMGSISLLPFVVMMFISIPKLKPERWLLIDIDNVNWSLYLNTLFWNLNYWDSISTLGGEIRNPKKNLPRALFFALILVVCSYFFPILCGTGAIAVDRDVWTDGYFSDVAKILGGAWLSWWVQGSAAMSNMGMFVAEMSGDSFQLLGMAERGLLPEFFAKRSRYGTPLIGILFSASGVILLSWLSFQEIVAAENFLYCFGMFLEFISFIRLRIKHPNLARPYKIPGGTVVAVMICIPPTVLICIVLALSSLKVFVVSTVAIIVGLIIHPCLKFVEKKKWVKFSIREDLPDLPGESSESLIR; via the exons ATG AAATTGAGGCACACAAGCAGTAGTAGGGAAACTCCAAACAATATGGAAGAATATGCTCACGCATCATACGTTGGGATCGGAGAATCAACACGATCACCTCATTCCCACAATGCAGCAAAAGTGACTGTTTTACCCCTCATATTCCTTATTTTCTACGAAGTCTCCGGCGGTCCCTTTGGGGTTGAGGATACTGTTGGGGCAGCTGGCCCTCTCCTTGCCTTAATCGGTTTCTTAGTCTTCCCCTTCATATGGAGCGTGCCAGAAGCTCTAATAACTGCTGAATTGGGCACCATGTTCCCTGAAGACGGCGGTTATGTCGTTTGGGTTTCATCGGCTCTAGGCCCGTTTTGGGGTTTTCAACAGGGTTGGATGAAATGGCTTAGTGGAGTAATTGATAACGCTCTATACCCGGTTTTGTTCcttgattatttgaaatcagGAATCCCGGTTCTTGCTAGCGGTTATCCTAGGACTCTAGCGGTTTGGGGTTTGACTGCGGTTCTCACCTTCATGAACTATCGGGGTTTAACAATCGTTGGTTGGGTTGCTGTTCTCATGGGATCGATTTCGTTGCTTCCGTTTGTAGTTATGATGTTCATCTCGATCCCGAAGTTGAAACCTGAGAGATGGTTATTGATCGATATCGATAACGTTAATTGGAGTTTATACCTCAATACCCTCTTTTGGAATTTGAATTATTGGGATTCGATAAGTACTTTGGGAGGGGAGATTCGAAATCCTAAGAAGAATTTACCTCGCGCGCTTTTCTTTGCGTTGATATTAGTGGTGTGTTCATATTTCTTCCCGATACTATGTGGGACCGGTGCGATTGCGGTCGATCGCGATGTTTGGACTGACGGTTATTTCTCCGACGTCGCGAAAATACTAGGAGGGGCTTGGTTGAGTTGGTGGGTGCAAGGATCAGCCGCGATGTCGAACATGGGAATGTTTGTGGCCGAAATGAGCGGAGACTCGTTTCAGCTTTTGGGTATGGCCGAAAGAGGTTTGTTACCAGAGTTCTTTGCGAAGCGTTCGCGATACGGGACACCTTTGATCGGGATCTTGTTTTCGGCATCAGGTGTGATTTTGCTATCTTGGTTGAGTTTTCAGGAGATTGTGGCTGCGGAGAATTTCTTGTACTGTTTCGGGATGTTTTTGGAGTTTATATCGTTCATACGTCTACGGATTAAGCATCCAAATCTGGCTCGACCTTATAAGATTCCAGGGGGGACGGTTGTGGCGGTTATGATTTGTATTCCTCcgacggttttgatctgtatcgTTTTGGCTTTGTCGTCTCTTAAGGTTTTCGTTGTTAGTACTGTTGCAATTATTGTTGGATTGATTATTCATCCTTGTTTGAAGTttgtggagaagaagaagtGGGTTAAGTTTTCGATTAGGGAGGATCTTCCTGATCTTCCCGGGGAGAGTTCCGAATCGTTGATTCGATGA
- the LOC124930920 gene encoding probable polyamine transporter At1g31830 isoform X3 codes for MLMQKLRHTSSSRETPNNMEEYAHASYVGIGESTRSPHSHNAAKVTVLPLIFLIFYEVSGGPFGVEDTVGAAGPLLALIGFLVFPFIWSVPEALITAELGTMFPEDGGYVVWVSSALGPFWGFQQGWMKWLSGVIDNALYPVLFLDYLKSGIPVLASGYPRTLAVWGLTAVLTFMNYRGLTIVGWVAVLMGSISLLPFVVMMFISIPKLKPERWLLIDIDNVNWSLYLNTLFWNLNYWDSISTLGGEIRNPKKNLPRALFFALILVVCSYFFPILCGTGAIAVDRDVWTDGYFSDVAKILGGAWLSWWVQGSAAMSNMGMFVAEMSGDSFQLLGMAERGLLPEFFAKRSRYGTPLIGILFSASGVILLSWLSFQEIVAAENFLYCFGMFLEFISFIRLRIKHPNLARPYKIPGGTVVAVMICIPPTVLICIVLALSSLKVFVVSTVAIIVGLIIHPCLKFVEKKKWVKFSIREDLPDLPGESSESLIR; via the exons ATG CTAATGCAGAAATTGAGGCACACAAGCAGTAGTAGGGAAACTCCAAACAATATGGAAGAATATGCTCACGCATCATACGTTGGGATCGGAGAATCAACACGATCACCTCATTCCCACAATGCAGCAAAAGTGACTGTTTTACCCCTCATATTCCTTATTTTCTACGAAGTCTCCGGCGGTCCCTTTGGGGTTGAGGATACTGTTGGGGCAGCTGGCCCTCTCCTTGCCTTAATCGGTTTCTTAGTCTTCCCCTTCATATGGAGCGTGCCAGAAGCTCTAATAACTGCTGAATTGGGCACCATGTTCCCTGAAGACGGCGGTTATGTCGTTTGGGTTTCATCGGCTCTAGGCCCGTTTTGGGGTTTTCAACAGGGTTGGATGAAATGGCTTAGTGGAGTAATTGATAACGCTCTATACCCGGTTTTGTTCcttgattatttgaaatcagGAATCCCGGTTCTTGCTAGCGGTTATCCTAGGACTCTAGCGGTTTGGGGTTTGACTGCGGTTCTCACCTTCATGAACTATCGGGGTTTAACAATCGTTGGTTGGGTTGCTGTTCTCATGGGATCGATTTCGTTGCTTCCGTTTGTAGTTATGATGTTCATCTCGATCCCGAAGTTGAAACCTGAGAGATGGTTATTGATCGATATCGATAACGTTAATTGGAGTTTATACCTCAATACCCTCTTTTGGAATTTGAATTATTGGGATTCGATAAGTACTTTGGGAGGGGAGATTCGAAATCCTAAGAAGAATTTACCTCGCGCGCTTTTCTTTGCGTTGATATTAGTGGTGTGTTCATATTTCTTCCCGATACTATGTGGGACCGGTGCGATTGCGGTCGATCGCGATGTTTGGACTGACGGTTATTTCTCCGACGTCGCGAAAATACTAGGAGGGGCTTGGTTGAGTTGGTGGGTGCAAGGATCAGCCGCGATGTCGAACATGGGAATGTTTGTGGCCGAAATGAGCGGAGACTCGTTTCAGCTTTTGGGTATGGCCGAAAGAGGTTTGTTACCAGAGTTCTTTGCGAAGCGTTCGCGATACGGGACACCTTTGATCGGGATCTTGTTTTCGGCATCAGGTGTGATTTTGCTATCTTGGTTGAGTTTTCAGGAGATTGTGGCTGCGGAGAATTTCTTGTACTGTTTCGGGATGTTTTTGGAGTTTATATCGTTCATACGTCTACGGATTAAGCATCCAAATCTGGCTCGACCTTATAAGATTCCAGGGGGGACGGTTGTGGCGGTTATGATTTGTATTCCTCcgacggttttgatctgtatcgTTTTGGCTTTGTCGTCTCTTAAGGTTTTCGTTGTTAGTACTGTTGCAATTATTGTTGGATTGATTATTCATCCTTGTTTGAAGTttgtggagaagaagaagtGGGTTAAGTTTTCGATTAGGGAGGATCTTCCTGATCTTCCCGGGGAGAGTTCCGAATCGTTGATTCGATGA
- the LOC124930920 gene encoding probable polyamine transporter At1g31830 isoform X5 — protein sequence MEEYAHASYVGIGESTRSPHSHNAAKVTVLPLIFLIFYEVSGGPFGVEDTVGAAGPLLALIGFLVFPFIWSVPEALITAELGTMFPEDGGYVVWVSSALGPFWGFQQGWMKWLSGVIDNALYPVLFLDYLKSGIPVLASGYPRTLAVWGLTAVLTFMNYRGLTIVGWVAVLMGSISLLPFVVMMFISIPKLKPERWLLIDIDNVNWSLYLNTLFWNLNYWDSISTLGGEIRNPKKNLPRALFFALILVVCSYFFPILCGTGAIAVDRDVWTDGYFSDVAKILGGAWLSWWVQGSAAMSNMGMFVAEMSGDSFQLLGMAERGLLPEFFAKRSRYGTPLIGILFSASGVILLSWLSFQEIVAAENFLYCFGMFLEFISFIRLRIKHPNLARPYKIPGGTVVAVMICIPPTVLICIVLALSSLKVFVVSTVAIIVGLIIHPCLKFVEKKKWVKFSIREDLPDLPGESSESLIR from the coding sequence ATGGAAGAATATGCTCACGCATCATACGTTGGGATCGGAGAATCAACACGATCACCTCATTCCCACAATGCAGCAAAAGTGACTGTTTTACCCCTCATATTCCTTATTTTCTACGAAGTCTCCGGCGGTCCCTTTGGGGTTGAGGATACTGTTGGGGCAGCTGGCCCTCTCCTTGCCTTAATCGGTTTCTTAGTCTTCCCCTTCATATGGAGCGTGCCAGAAGCTCTAATAACTGCTGAATTGGGCACCATGTTCCCTGAAGACGGCGGTTATGTCGTTTGGGTTTCATCGGCTCTAGGCCCGTTTTGGGGTTTTCAACAGGGTTGGATGAAATGGCTTAGTGGAGTAATTGATAACGCTCTATACCCGGTTTTGTTCcttgattatttgaaatcagGAATCCCGGTTCTTGCTAGCGGTTATCCTAGGACTCTAGCGGTTTGGGGTTTGACTGCGGTTCTCACCTTCATGAACTATCGGGGTTTAACAATCGTTGGTTGGGTTGCTGTTCTCATGGGATCGATTTCGTTGCTTCCGTTTGTAGTTATGATGTTCATCTCGATCCCGAAGTTGAAACCTGAGAGATGGTTATTGATCGATATCGATAACGTTAATTGGAGTTTATACCTCAATACCCTCTTTTGGAATTTGAATTATTGGGATTCGATAAGTACTTTGGGAGGGGAGATTCGAAATCCTAAGAAGAATTTACCTCGCGCGCTTTTCTTTGCGTTGATATTAGTGGTGTGTTCATATTTCTTCCCGATACTATGTGGGACCGGTGCGATTGCGGTCGATCGCGATGTTTGGACTGACGGTTATTTCTCCGACGTCGCGAAAATACTAGGAGGGGCTTGGTTGAGTTGGTGGGTGCAAGGATCAGCCGCGATGTCGAACATGGGAATGTTTGTGGCCGAAATGAGCGGAGACTCGTTTCAGCTTTTGGGTATGGCCGAAAGAGGTTTGTTACCAGAGTTCTTTGCGAAGCGTTCGCGATACGGGACACCTTTGATCGGGATCTTGTTTTCGGCATCAGGTGTGATTTTGCTATCTTGGTTGAGTTTTCAGGAGATTGTGGCTGCGGAGAATTTCTTGTACTGTTTCGGGATGTTTTTGGAGTTTATATCGTTCATACGTCTACGGATTAAGCATCCAAATCTGGCTCGACCTTATAAGATTCCAGGGGGGACGGTTGTGGCGGTTATGATTTGTATTCCTCcgacggttttgatctgtatcgTTTTGGCTTTGTCGTCTCTTAAGGTTTTCGTTGTTAGTACTGTTGCAATTATTGTTGGATTGATTATTCATCCTTGTTTGAAGTttgtggagaagaagaagtGGGTTAAGTTTTCGATTAGGGAGGATCTTCCTGATCTTCCCGGGGAGAGTTCCGAATCGTTGATTCGATGA